In the Bernardetia sp. genome, one interval contains:
- a CDS encoding 7TM diverse intracellular signaling domain-containing protein: protein MIIRISFLFLLFFSLVSNTKGQQLKISYYVDASHQMTIEKVNQVQFEEAKTNQLNFANTNDAIWIKIQLPQNNKNTLLEVANPLLDTLDIYRKIEGKFEKERYGVYLPFSKGEYETRTFLFDVNDSEVIYLMCSGRFPLEIPINLTNQKEFNKNQTASNFFFGAYFGILFALFMYNFFLLFSVREKVYIYYLGYLVFVGLFYAMLTGYAQAFLFPNQTKFNSYLVTILSVGMVFIIEFCSQYLKVKENSKKNYWVSKFIVFLCLILGLADVFLDNVVLIALSQVLSLIISLYLILLGIYLLIFKKQKQARIYVLAWTGYLTGISLLILQINGAIPSNFITKNAIFIGSATEVILFSIALAMRINKYRKEKAIAQKNELKQLKLNQDLIKNQKEELQQKVEERTIELKDTVEELETSLSIITTQNDKITRLHEGVTSSINYAKRIQQALLPFEKRMAESMKNHFVLYMPRDIVSGDFYWFSDLGDKIIAIQSDCTGHGVPGAFMSVIGINILEEIVNMKKITDPSQILTEVDNLVRYSLKQSENQGQDGMDMSIVCLYKNERKIELAGAMNSVYLIENGEIQRIKGDKFSIGGWRNQGNKTFTTHTIFPKNTIYIYQTTDGYQDQFGGVKNKKFGSKRLTKTFLEIHQQPMKKQEEFLRTTITNWMEEAEETQIDDISIFGLEY, encoded by the coding sequence ATGATAATAAGAATATCCTTCCTTTTTCTACTTTTTTTTAGTTTAGTCTCTAATACCAAAGGACAACAATTAAAAATTTCATACTATGTAGATGCTTCGCATCAAATGACAATAGAAAAGGTAAATCAAGTACAGTTTGAGGAAGCAAAAACTAATCAGCTCAACTTTGCCAATACAAATGATGCCATTTGGATAAAGATACAACTACCACAAAATAATAAAAATACTCTTTTAGAAGTCGCCAACCCCTTACTTGATACACTTGATATTTATAGAAAAATAGAAGGAAAGTTTGAAAAAGAACGTTATGGTGTGTATCTCCCTTTCAGTAAAGGTGAATATGAAACTCGCACGTTTTTATTTGATGTAAATGATAGCGAAGTAATTTATCTAATGTGTAGTGGAAGATTTCCCCTAGAAATTCCAATCAATCTAACTAACCAAAAAGAGTTCAATAAAAACCAAACGGCTAGTAATTTTTTCTTTGGAGCATACTTTGGGATTTTGTTCGCCCTTTTTATGTATAATTTCTTTTTACTCTTTTCTGTCAGAGAGAAAGTTTATATTTATTATTTGGGTTATTTAGTATTTGTGGGCTTATTTTATGCAATGCTTACAGGATATGCACAAGCATTTTTATTTCCTAATCAGACAAAATTCAATTCTTATTTAGTTACTATTTTATCTGTAGGAATGGTTTTTATCATAGAGTTTTGTTCCCAATATTTAAAAGTGAAAGAAAATAGTAAGAAAAATTATTGGGTATCTAAGTTCATAGTATTTTTATGCTTGATTTTAGGTTTAGCTGATGTATTTTTAGATAATGTCGTTTTAATTGCTTTATCTCAAGTGTTGAGCTTAATTATTAGCCTGTACCTTATTTTACTAGGCATTTATCTACTTATTTTTAAGAAACAAAAACAAGCAAGAATCTACGTATTGGCTTGGACAGGATACTTAACAGGCATTTCATTACTTATTTTACAAATCAATGGAGCAATACCTTCCAATTTTATTACTAAAAATGCCATTTTTATAGGTTCTGCTACTGAAGTTATTTTATTTTCTATTGCACTAGCTATGCGAATAAATAAATACAGAAAAGAAAAAGCTATTGCTCAGAAAAACGAACTCAAACAGCTTAAATTAAATCAAGACCTAATAAAAAATCAAAAAGAAGAATTACAACAAAAAGTGGAGGAGCGCACCATTGAGCTAAAAGATACTGTGGAAGAGCTAGAAACATCTTTGAGTATAATTACTACTCAAAACGATAAAATAACTCGCCTGCACGAGGGTGTAACGTCTAGTATTAACTATGCAAAGCGTATTCAGCAAGCACTTTTACCTTTTGAAAAACGTATGGCTGAATCAATGAAAAACCATTTTGTATTATATATGCCAAGAGATATTGTTTCAGGCGATTTTTATTGGTTTTCAGATTTGGGAGATAAGATAATTGCCATTCAATCAGATTGTACAGGACACGGCGTTCCAGGAGCATTTATGTCTGTTATTGGTATTAATATATTAGAAGAAATAGTCAATATGAAAAAAATTACAGACCCAAGTCAGATTCTTACAGAAGTGGATAATTTAGTAAGATACTCTTTAAAACAATCAGAAAACCAAGGACAAGACGGAATGGATATGAGTATCGTTTGTCTGTATAAAAATGAGCGTAAAATAGAACTTGCAGGAGCAATGAATTCTGTCTATTTGATTGAAAATGGAGAAATACAGAGAATAAAAGGTGACAAGTTTAGCATTGGAGGTTGGAGAAATCAAGGGAATAAAACTTTTACAACTCATACTATTTTTCCAAAAAACACAATATATATCTATCAAACCACAGATGGCTATCAAGACCAGTTTGGAGGAGTAAAAAACAAGAAATTTGGTTCAAAGCGTTTGACAAAAACTTTTTTAGAAATTCATCAACAACCTATGAAAAAACAAGAAGAGTTTTTAAGAACTACCATAACAAACTGGATGGAAGAGGCTGAGGAAACACAGATAGATGATATTTCTATTTTTGGATTGGAATATTAG
- the trpS gene encoding tryptophan--tRNA ligase produces MSRILTGIQSSGRPHLGNLLGAILPAIELSKKAGNDSYFFIADLHSLTTVKDAETRIQNTNAVAAAWLAFGFDIEKNTFYRQSRIPEVTELAWHLSCFTPYPMLANAHSFKDKADSLSDVNAGLFTYPVLMAADILLYDAEFVPVGKDQIQHLEITRDIASAFNRQYGEIFVIPEAKVDEQIMTIPGTDGRKMSKSYGNTIDIFLPEKKLKKQVMSIVTDSTPLEEPKDTETCNVFSLYKLLASESELQTMRQNYEGGNYGYGHAKKALLELILDKYKAERERFDKLMADDKHLEESLKVGEEKARKVAFEVLQKVRKQLGFA; encoded by the coding sequence ATGTCTCGTATTCTCACAGGTATTCAGTCTTCTGGTCGTCCACATTTAGGAAATTTATTGGGCGCAATTTTGCCAGCCATTGAGCTTTCTAAAAAAGCTGGTAACGATTCTTATTTTTTTATTGCTGACTTGCATTCTCTCACTACGGTAAAAGATGCCGAAACAAGAATCCAAAACACCAATGCTGTAGCTGCTGCGTGGTTGGCATTTGGCTTTGATATTGAAAAAAATACATTTTATCGTCAGTCAAGAATCCCAGAAGTAACCGAACTTGCGTGGCATTTATCGTGCTTTACGCCTTACCCGATGCTTGCCAATGCTCATTCCTTCAAGGACAAAGCTGATTCGCTTTCAGACGTGAATGCAGGACTTTTTACCTATCCTGTCTTGATGGCTGCTGATATTTTGCTCTATGATGCCGAGTTTGTACCTGTTGGAAAAGACCAAATTCAACATTTAGAAATTACTAGAGATATTGCTTCTGCTTTCAATCGCCAATACGGAGAAATTTTTGTTATTCCAGAAGCAAAAGTAGATGAACAGATAATGACTATCCCTGGTACGGACGGACGCAAAATGAGTAAGTCGTACGGAAACACGATTGATATTTTCTTACCAGAGAAAAAGCTCAAAAAACAAGTTATGTCTATCGTAACGGATAGCACGCCACTAGAAGAGCCAAAAGACACCGAAACGTGTAATGTCTTTTCACTCTACAAACTTTTGGCTTCTGAGAGCGAACTCCAAACGATGAGACAAAATTATGAAGGTGGAAACTATGGCTACGGACACGCCAAAAAAGCTCTTTTAGAACTCATTTTGGATAAATACAAAGCTGAAAGAGAACGTTTTGACAAACTGATGGCAGATGACAAACATTTGGAAGAAAGCCTAAAAGTTGGTGAAGAAAAAGCACGAAAAGTAGCTTTTGAAGTCTTGCAGAAAGTTAGGAAGCAGTTGGGATTTGCATAG
- the secDF gene encoding protein translocase subunit SecDF — protein MQNRGFIIFLAILFAVLCLFSLSFTLVSNNIESEAAEYAQGDEQLKKQYLDSMWSQPVYPIFDFTYQEVKEKELNLGLDLQGGMHVTLEVSPVDILKSLSNNSQNEDFLAALAEANKQQASSQDRYVELFFDAYQAKAGEGKLKDVFATSANSGKINFRSSDKEVEDFIRSEVDGSVQRAFEIIRTRVDKFGVTQPNVQLIEGTSRIQVELPGVNNAERVRDLLQGVAKLEFWEVYQPQEYQQVLTQINTFWVENRMEKVETPNTDDLTLQDTTNTASTGDDLIMDTNDSTDIAANEGDSSKIEDSLADTDTTQNQQVSPLFEKLVPISQNYFTLTYEALDTASINQILNDPDVKSVIPKDMKFFWSVKPDVEADGKAFYTLHVIKTAVGGKAPMTGEVVTDARQDINPNGQVEVSLAMNGEGARLWKNLTGKNVGRQIAIVLDDYVYSAPNVNEEIGGGRSSISGSFTVDEAKDLANILKAGKLPAPTRIVEEAVVGPSLGAAAQSQGIISILVGLGLVVLFMIIYYAKAGIVANVALVANIFFIFGLLAQLGAALTLPGIAGIVLTIGMSVDANVLIFERIREELALGKGLMASIEDGFQRALITIIDANVTTLITSVVLYVLGAGPIKGFAVTLMIGIVCSFFTAVYISRLIIYLMSRKGDESNMSFSTPFTKSMLANTNINFMGKRKIGYVLSGVVIAVGVVVLFVNGLNMGVDFTGGRSYVVAFSQSVTPSEIEASIEQKLNTSVEVKSYDGDDKVKITTSYRSEEESTDADEQIQGEIMASLGDKYTALSPEVVSTSKVGATIADDIADSARTAVIVALILMFGYISVRFSNWRFGAGAVAALTHDSLIVISFFAIAYLLGFAVEIDQVFIAAILTVIGYSLNDTVVVFDRIREALNERVEESLQETINGAVNQTLSRTLITSVTTLLVVLILFIFGGEALKGFSFALLIGVIVGTYSSVFVATPLVLDLYSKNAIENERKAMEQRKEKYAQQYADKEEMAQYLKEMEEEANNPQPQQEAQPLRKPKKPKKY, from the coding sequence ATGCAAAACAGAGGTTTTATTATATTCCTTGCTATCCTTTTTGCTGTTTTGTGCTTGTTTTCTCTCTCTTTTACACTTGTTTCTAACAATATAGAGAGTGAGGCAGCCGAATATGCTCAAGGTGATGAACAACTCAAAAAACAGTATTTAGACTCTATGTGGTCACAGCCTGTTTATCCAATTTTTGATTTTACTTATCAAGAAGTAAAAGAAAAAGAACTCAATTTAGGACTTGACCTTCAAGGTGGTATGCACGTAACACTTGAGGTTTCTCCAGTAGATATTTTGAAGTCTCTTTCTAACAATAGCCAAAACGAAGACTTTTTGGCAGCTCTTGCAGAAGCCAACAAACAACAGGCTTCTAGCCAAGACCGTTATGTAGAACTTTTCTTTGATGCTTACCAAGCGAAAGCTGGAGAAGGCAAACTCAAAGACGTTTTTGCTACTTCTGCAAACAGTGGAAAAATCAATTTCCGTTCTTCAGATAAAGAAGTAGAAGATTTTATCCGTTCAGAAGTAGATGGTTCGGTTCAAAGAGCTTTCGAAATCATTCGTACTCGTGTAGATAAGTTTGGAGTAACTCAACCAAATGTTCAGCTTATTGAAGGAACAAGCCGTATTCAAGTAGAATTACCAGGTGTGAATAATGCAGAACGTGTACGTGATTTATTGCAAGGTGTTGCAAAATTAGAGTTTTGGGAAGTATATCAGCCACAAGAATATCAACAAGTTCTTACTCAAATCAATACATTTTGGGTAGAAAATCGTATGGAGAAGGTTGAGACTCCAAATACAGATGATTTGACTCTTCAAGATACTACAAATACAGCAAGCACAGGAGACGATTTGATAATGGACACAAATGACAGTACTGATATAGCTGCAAATGAAGGTGATTCTTCTAAAATTGAAGATTCTTTAGCTGATACAGATACTACTCAAAATCAACAAGTTTCTCCTCTTTTCGAAAAACTTGTTCCAATCAGTCAAAACTACTTTACACTCACGTATGAGGCATTAGATACAGCTTCTATCAATCAGATATTGAATGACCCAGACGTAAAATCTGTTATTCCTAAAGATATGAAATTCTTCTGGAGTGTAAAACCAGATGTAGAAGCAGACGGAAAAGCATTCTACACGTTACACGTTATCAAGACAGCAGTAGGTGGAAAAGCTCCAATGACAGGAGAAGTTGTAACAGATGCTCGTCAAGACATCAATCCAAACGGACAAGTTGAGGTTTCTTTAGCAATGAACGGAGAAGGCGCACGTCTTTGGAAAAACCTAACAGGAAAAAATGTAGGTCGTCAGATTGCTATTGTTTTGGATGACTATGTGTATTCTGCTCCTAATGTAAATGAAGAAATTGGTGGTGGACGCTCATCTATCTCTGGTAGTTTTACAGTAGATGAAGCAAAAGACTTAGCTAACATTTTGAAAGCTGGTAAACTTCCTGCTCCAACTCGTATCGTAGAAGAAGCTGTTGTAGGACCTTCTTTGGGTGCTGCTGCACAATCTCAAGGTATTATTTCTATCTTGGTTGGACTTGGCTTGGTAGTCTTGTTTATGATTATCTACTATGCTAAGGCTGGTATTGTGGCTAACGTGGCTCTTGTAGCTAACATCTTCTTCATCTTTGGTCTTTTGGCTCAGCTTGGTGCTGCCCTTACACTTCCAGGTATTGCAGGTATCGTACTCACAATCGGTATGTCAGTAGATGCCAACGTTCTTATCTTTGAAAGAATCCGTGAAGAACTCGCACTAGGAAAAGGTTTGATGGCTTCTATTGAAGATGGTTTCCAACGAGCTTTGATTACTATCATTGATGCCAATGTAACAACACTTATCACTTCGGTTGTACTTTATGTTTTGGGAGCTGGTCCTATCAAAGGTTTTGCAGTAACTCTAATGATTGGTATTGTTTGTTCATTCTTTACTGCTGTTTATATCAGTCGTCTGATTATTTACTTAATGAGCCGTAAAGGAGATGAGAGCAATATGTCTTTCTCTACTCCATTTACTAAGAGCATGTTGGCAAATACGAACATTAACTTTATGGGCAAGCGTAAAATAGGTTATGTTCTTTCTGGTGTTGTGATTGCTGTTGGTGTAGTTGTTTTGTTTGTAAATGGATTAAATATGGGTGTAGATTTCACAGGTGGACGCTCGTATGTAGTAGCATTTTCTCAAAGTGTAACTCCTTCTGAAATTGAAGCAAGCATTGAGCAAAAACTCAATACATCAGTAGAAGTAAAAAGCTATGATGGAGATGACAAAGTAAAAATTACTACAAGTTACCGTTCGGAAGAAGAATCTACTGATGCAGATGAGCAAATTCAAGGTGAGATTATGGCTAGTTTGGGAGACAAATACACTGCTCTTAGTCCAGAAGTTGTAAGTACATCAAAAGTAGGTGCAACGATTGCAGACGATATTGCAGATTCGGCTCGTACGGCTGTTATTGTAGCGTTGATTTTGATGTTTGGTTATATTTCAGTTCGTTTTAGCAACTGGCGTTTCGGTGCTGGTGCTGTGGCTGCCCTTACACATGATAGTTTGATTGTAATTTCATTCTTTGCAATTGCTTATCTTTTAGGGTTTGCTGTAGAGATTGACCAAGTATTTATCGCAGCTATCTTGACTGTAATTGGTTACTCACTCAATGATACCGTAGTTGTATTTGACCGTATTCGTGAAGCTCTTAATGAAAGAGTAGAAGAAAGCCTACAAGAAACTATCAATGGTGCTGTAAACCAAACACTTAGTAGAACGCTCATCACTTCTGTAACGACGCTTTTAGTAGTCTTGATATTGTTTATTTTTGGTGGAGAAGCTCTCAAAGGGTTTTCTTTTGCTCTCCTTATCGGTGTAATTGTGGGTACATACTCTTCTGTTTTTGTTGCAACTCCTTTAGTTTTAGACTTATATTCTAAAAATGCTATTGAAAATGAGCGTAAGGCAATGGAACAAAGAAAAGAAAAATATGCTCAACAGTATGCAGACAAAGAGGAAATGGCTCAATACTTAAAAGAAATGGAAGAGGAAGCTAACAATCCTCAACCACAGCAAGAAGCACAGCCTCTTCGTAAGCCTAAAAAACCGAAGAAATACTAA
- a CDS encoding MBL fold metallo-hydrolase has translation MISIQQFTFNPFQENTFILFDETKEAIIIDPGCYTPHEKEILKSFISQNDLKVVRLINTHCHIDHVLGNKFVKDTYNVKLEAHRIESEQLNQVPLYAPSYGFGVYEATTVDVFIDENTEIKFGNSTLTTLFVPGHSPGHLAFYSAAQKFCINGDVLFFQSIGRTDLPGGNMEVLRDTIQNVMYKLPDDTKIYCGHGNPTSIGFEKKNNHFIREI, from the coding sequence ATGATTTCTATACAGCAATTTACGTTCAATCCTTTCCAAGAAAATACTTTCATTTTATTCGACGAAACAAAAGAAGCCATTATCATTGACCCTGGGTGTTATACTCCACATGAAAAAGAAATTTTGAAATCTTTTATCAGCCAAAATGATTTGAAGGTTGTACGACTTATCAATACGCATTGTCATATAGACCACGTTTTGGGAAATAAATTTGTAAAAGACACTTACAATGTAAAGTTAGAAGCGCACCGAATTGAATCAGAACAACTCAACCAAGTTCCCTTGTATGCTCCATCTTATGGTTTTGGAGTGTATGAAGCCACTACGGTAGATGTTTTTATAGATGAAAATACAGAAATAAAATTTGGTAATTCAACCTTAACAACTCTTTTCGTTCCTGGTCATTCTCCTGGACACTTAGCATTTTATTCGGCAGCACAAAAATTCTGTATCAATGGAGATGTTCTATTCTTTCAAAGCATTGGCAGAACAGATTTACCTGGTGGGAATATGGAAGTTTTGAGAGATACGATTCAAAATGTAATGTATAAACTACCCGATGATACAAAAATTTATTGTGGACACGGAAATCCAACAAGCATTGGTTTTGAGAAAAAGAATAACCATTTTATCAGAGAAATTTAA
- a CDS encoding DUF6252 family protein, producing the protein MKKELLFLLLLITFTACDMASVDLDNRNYVFDGRGGVKCKVNGKLLKPSPVISPGANSIWFGLSYPQFDSTDYMHLSFSNRGKSPDFIYQSVGMVVTGISRTSSMVGNIYNLGNEPNQGEYTNNIPTITDYKTNNIHQGTLKILYHDIENNIMGGKFEFDAVNEEGKVVEIREGEFDLTY; encoded by the coding sequence ATGAAAAAGGAATTACTTTTTTTATTATTGTTGATAACATTTACTGCTTGTGATATGGCATCAGTTGATTTGGATAATCGAAACTATGTGTTTGACGGTAGGGGTGGTGTCAAGTGTAAAGTGAATGGCAAGCTCTTAAAACCTTCTCCAGTAATAAGCCCAGGAGCTAATTCTATATGGTTTGGTTTATCTTATCCTCAGTTTGATAGTACAGACTATATGCACCTTTCTTTTTCAAATAGAGGTAAATCTCCAGATTTTATATATCAATCAGTCGGAATGGTAGTTACTGGTATTAGTAGAACATCTTCAATGGTTGGCAATATTTATAATCTCGGCAACGAACCAAATCAAGGGGAGTATACTAATAATATTCCTACCATTACTGATTATAAAACAAACAACATTCATCAAGGTACATTAAAAATTTTATACCACGATATTGAAAATAATATAATGGGAGGTAAATTTGAATTTGATGCCGTTAATGAGGAGGGAAAAGTTGTTGAAATAAGGGAAGGAGAGTTTGACCTAACATATTAA
- a CDS encoding MlaE family ABC transporter permease: protein MKSIGKYMIFLSRTVTDMEPWHVYIRLFVDECMRIGISSVYIVTIISTFIGAVTAVQTAYNLVSPLIPKSLIGTIVRDMTVLELAPTITAIVFAGKVGSNIAGGLGTMRITEQIDAIEVMGINATSYLVFPKILAGIATYPLLVILAAFLAIGGGYLAGTLTGQLTAVEYVYGIRLDFVEFNITFMLIKSVVFAFLVTTISAYKGFYTRGGALEVGEASTKAVTTSCIAILLADYLLAQMLI, encoded by the coding sequence ATGAAAAGCATTGGTAAGTACATGATTTTTTTGAGTAGAACGGTAACAGATATGGAACCGTGGCACGTCTATATTCGCCTTTTTGTAGATGAATGTATGCGAATTGGTATCAGTTCGGTTTATATTGTTACTATTATATCTACTTTTATTGGTGCTGTAACGGCTGTACAGACGGCTTATAACCTTGTGAGTCCACTCATTCCAAAATCTCTTATCGGTACGATTGTGCGTGATATGACAGTTTTGGAACTTGCCCCAACTATTACTGCCATTGTATTTGCTGGTAAGGTAGGTTCTAATATCGCTGGTGGTTTGGGAACAATGCGAATCACAGAACAAATTGATGCGATTGAGGTAATGGGAATTAATGCTACTTCTTATCTTGTTTTTCCAAAAATTTTGGCTGGAATCGCTACTTATCCTTTGCTTGTAATTTTAGCAGCTTTTTTGGCGATTGGTGGTGGTTATTTAGCTGGAACGCTCACTGGACAGCTTACAGCAGTAGAGTATGTATATGGAATCCGTTTAGATTTTGTAGAGTTTAATATTACCTTTATGCTTATCAAATCAGTTGTTTTTGCCTTTTTAGTTACTACTATTTCGGCTTACAAGGGTTTTTATACACGAGGAGGAGCATTAGAAGTAGGAGAGGCAAGTACAAAAGCCGTAACAACAAGTTGTATTGCTATTCTTTTGGCTGACTACCTACTTGCTCAAATGCTTATCTAA
- a CDS encoding ABC transporter substrate-binding protein — MKNYFRLIFLVSFLFSCGSDKMTDKEKNDESAIEKEALENPIDSLKLLHASQFASYDYGGFKTLEVYDKNKNLQQRYLLYKGEKPQTNLEYDLALQTPLKRIVSRSTKYATFFSLLENVENVVGFVGSQYVSNEKIRQHLETGKIKEVGNDDGSGVNFEGLVSLEPDAIFTYDASLYGGTSDTQQKMKELGLPVVICNETLESSPLAQAEWIKFFGVLFEEEEKASQIFGEVKSNYDALKNLTANIKKENKPTLFFNAWYNETWFMPNGDSYVAQFAKDAGAIYLWEDLEGSGASPLAIESVYDKAEQADYWFHASDWTNMNQLISADRRFVSFKSVKNTTVFNHNKRRLKSGGNDYFESGVAFPNKILEDFIKILHPNLIKNKELYFYENLK, encoded by the coding sequence ATGAAAAATTATTTTCGCCTTATATTTTTAGTTTCGTTTCTTTTTTCTTGTGGCTCTGATAAAATGACAGACAAGGAAAAAAATGATGAGTCAGCTATTGAAAAGGAAGCATTAGAAAACCCTATTGATTCTTTAAAGTTGCTTCACGCCAGTCAGTTTGCTTCTTACGATTATGGAGGTTTTAAAACATTGGAAGTTTATGACAAAAATAAGAATCTACAACAGCGTTATCTTTTGTACAAAGGAGAAAAGCCACAGACCAACTTAGAGTATGATTTGGCTCTCCAAACTCCTCTCAAACGTATTGTTTCACGCTCTACCAAGTATGCTACTTTTTTTTCACTTTTAGAAAATGTAGAGAATGTAGTGGGTTTTGTGGGTTCACAGTATGTTTCAAACGAAAAAATTAGGCAACATTTAGAAACAGGAAAAATTAAAGAAGTAGGAAATGATGATGGCTCTGGAGTAAACTTCGAAGGGTTGGTTAGTCTAGAACCTGATGCTATTTTTACGTATGATGCTAGTCTGTACGGAGGGACAAGCGATACACAGCAAAAAATGAAAGAACTTGGTTTGCCAGTCGTGATTTGCAATGAAACTTTGGAAAGTTCGCCACTAGCGCAAGCAGAATGGATAAAATTCTTTGGCGTTTTGTTTGAAGAAGAGGAAAAAGCCAGTCAAATTTTTGGTGAAGTCAAATCAAATTACGACGCTCTCAAAAACTTGACAGCAAACATCAAAAAGGAAAACAAACCCACACTTTTTTTTAATGCGTGGTACAATGAAACATGGTTTATGCCCAATGGAGATAGTTATGTAGCGCAGTTTGCCAAAGATGCAGGTGCAATATATTTATGGGAAGATTTGGAAGGAAGTGGAGCTTCGCCATTAGCTATAGAATCTGTGTATGACAAGGCAGAACAAGCCGATTATTGGTTTCATGCCAGCGACTGGACAAATATGAATCAGCTTATCAGTGCAGACAGACGTTTTGTTTCTTTCAAATCAGTCAAAAATACAACTGTATTCAATCACAACAAAAGAAGACTCAAAAGTGGTGGAAACGATTATTTTGAAAGTGGTGTAGCTTTTCCAAACAAAATTTTGGAAGACTTTATCAAGATTTTACACCCTAATTTAATAAAAAACAAAGAGCTTTATTTTTATGAGAATTTGAAATAA
- a CDS encoding lipocalin-like domain-containing protein produces MKFKLLLLGLSIFSVISFSACKTTVKNYYGSQDKQPPLLGSWEMVEVHWKTKDTIYSIPKAQYGLFIFEKDRYSIMWTPIDKPRTPFANLSKPTDEEKMAGFSSVVFNGGTYTMTDSTVITTARIAKVPGFEGGKQFYRYTIKDDLLRLIFFDETYPNGQKPEWYGKYVTEFVMRRVK; encoded by the coding sequence ATGAAATTCAAACTTTTACTTTTGGGCTTATCGATATTTTCTGTAATTAGTTTTTCAGCTTGTAAAACAACTGTTAAAAACTACTATGGCTCTCAAGACAAACAGCCTCCACTTTTAGGTTCTTGGGAAATGGTAGAAGTGCATTGGAAAACTAAAGATACCATTTATTCTATTCCAAAGGCTCAATACGGTTTGTTTATCTTCGAAAAAGACCGTTATTCTATTATGTGGACTCCTATAGACAAACCTAGAACTCCTTTCGCAAACCTTTCAAAGCCAACAGATGAAGAAAAAATGGCTGGTTTTAGCTCTGTGGTTTTCAATGGAGGAACTTATACCATGACAGATTCAACTGTAATTACCACAGCACGTATAGCCAAAGTACCTGGATTTGAGGGAGGAAAACAGTTTTACAGATACACTATAAAAGATGATTTGTTGAGGCTTATTTTTTTCGATGAAACCTATCCAAACGGGCAAAAACCAGAGTGGTATGGAAAATATGTTACTGAATTTGTAATGAGGAGAGTCAAATAA
- the bcp gene encoding thioredoxin-dependent thiol peroxidase, translated as MELKKGDKAPEFTAHDQNGHEIKLSQLKGKKVILYFYPKDDTPGCTAQACNLRDNYTTLKEKGYEVLGVSKDGAASHKKFAEKYDLPFPLLVDEDHSINEAYGVWKEKNMFGKKYMGTQRTTFVIDEEGKIEDVIKKVKTKEHAEQIM; from the coding sequence ATGGAACTTAAAAAAGGTGATAAAGCACCAGAATTTACAGCTCACGACCAAAACGGACACGAAATAAAACTCTCTCAGCTCAAAGGAAAAAAAGTCATACTTTATTTCTATCCAAAAGACGATACTCCTGGTTGTACGGCACAGGCTTGCAACCTAAGAGATAATTATACTACACTCAAAGAAAAAGGATATGAAGTATTGGGAGTGAGTAAAGACGGTGCTGCTTCTCATAAAAAATTTGCTGAAAAATACGATTTACCATTTCCTTTATTGGTAGATGAAGACCATTCTATCAATGAAGCATATGGTGTTTGGAAAGAAAAAAATATGTTTGGTAAAAAATATATGGGTACACAGCGCACTACTTTTGTCATTGATGAAGAGGGAAAAATTGAGGACGTGATTAAAAAAGTCAAAACAAAAGAACACGCCGAACAAATTATGTAA